The Streptomyces nigra genome includes the window CGGCCAACCCGCCCGAGCGACAGGGCACCGCCTCCGGCATCACCAACATGGGCGGCTTCATCGCCTCCATGACGACGCTGTTCGCGGTCGGGGTGCTGCTCGACGCCACCGGCGACGACTACCGGATCGCCTTCTCGGCGGTCTTCGTCCTCCAGGCCCTCGGCGTCAGCCAGATCCTGCGGCTGCGCGGGCGGGCGGCCCGCCGGGAGCGGGAACGCCTGGTCGCCAGCCGGGTGGAGACCGTGCACGTCCCCGCCTGAGTCACCGCACGGGCACCAGCGTGAGGTAGGCGAGGCCCAGGATGCCGCGGTAGCCCATCCACTGGGCGCGGTGCCGGTCGAGGCGCTCCCGCGTCTCCGCCGCGAGGGGGTGGTCCGGGTGGTCGGCCAGCCACACCTCGGCGTCCGCCTGGTACGCCGACTCGAACTCCTCCCACTCGCCGGCGTCCGCCGTCTCCGTCCACTCCGGACGGAAACCGGCCTCGACGACGAGGTCCAGGAGGGTGCCCAGGTCGTGATGGTCGGTGGCGGAGGCGCCCGGCCACATGCCCGCGAGCTCGGCCTCGGTCGGCCGGCGCTGCCAGAAGCCCTCCCCGAGCAGCACCCGGCCCCCGTCGGCGACCAGGCCGCGCAGCGCGCGCAGCGCGTCGGTGATCAGCGCGGGCGGCTCCAGCGCGGTGAGGGCCTGACTGGAGCCCACGCACAGCACCAGATCGGCCGGGCCGCGGGTCGTGCCCGTCGCCGACTCCTCGACGAACTCCACGCGGCCGGCCAGCCCGCGCTCCTCGGCGGCACGTCGGCCCCGGGCCAGGTCCTGGGCCTTGAGGTCGATCCCGACCCCGGTGGCCCCGGGCGCCGCCTCCAGCACCCGCAGCATCAACTCGCCCCAGCCGCAGCCGATGTCGAGGACGGTGG containing:
- a CDS encoding SAM-dependent methyltransferase; protein product: MTETDTHLSAGPPQSTRLTFHGPLSEQRAGRLVERLARTEPATVLDIGCGWGELMLRVLEAAPGATGVGIDLKAQDLARGRRAAEERGLAGRVEFVEESATGTTRGPADLVLCVGSSQALTALEPPALITDALRALRGLVADGGRVLLGEGFWQRRPTEAELAGMWPGASATDHHDLGTLLDLVVEAGFRPEWTETADAGEWEEFESAYQADAEVWLADHPDHPLAAETRERLDRHRAQWMGYRGILGLAYLTLVPVR